The DNA window CCGGATCGGGTCCGTCACACACCACCGCCTCTACCCTCGTCTCCGCGATGAACGAGGCCTCGGGACCTGCCAACGTCACGATGCGATCCCACTCCATCGCGAGCCGGTCGCTCTCGTCGTCCTCGGACGACACGTAGACCAGCGAGAGATACGCCTCGGGGGCATTTGCACTGAGGAAGGGAAGCCACTCAGCCGCCAGCCACGCCGCGCCGCGGGTTGCCGGAGAAAAATCGACCGGAACGGCCACGTGTCGAAGCGGGAGGGCAAAGGGCTGCGACACTACGAGGCAGGGCACATCCGCAGAGCGGACGACCCGCTCGGCTGTGGTGCCGCGCCAGCGAGCGGTGGTGCCGGTGCCGCGGTGCGGCCCCATGACGATGAGATCGGCGTGCACGGCCGCGGCCCGGACCAAAATGCCGTGGAACGGTCGATCAAACTCAACGGCCAGGTCGATTCCCTCGGCAGTGCCGAGGAGCTCGTGAACGTGCCTCTGCAGCGCATCGGCTAAGCGGTCTTCACTGGCATCCTCCCCAAGTGGACCGACGTGCACAACGTGCAGTGAGGCGTCGAACGCACGCGAAAGGACAGCTGCAGCCTGAAGGGCAGAGGTGCACTGCTCGGTTAGATCCGTCGCGGCGAGCACCGAACGAACAGCAATCATAAAAATCTCCTCAGGAAAAGTGGTCCGTCGCTCGGCGATGGAAGCGGCCGATCCGGCCTCATTCCGAGAGCGACGCGGTTGAGAAACGCCCAATCCTCGACTGAGCAGGGCATACGGACCAAGAAGGACGTGACAGCCTCGCCATTACGTCCCTGCACGACGTTCAAGCAATACATGACTAACGGCCAAGCGCCATTGCCGCACATTCGCGCGGTCCCGATGTGTCATCCACGTGTTGTAGCGTCGGGTGCTCATCGTTCGTGCAAGAAGAGCCAAGAGAAGATTCTCCGCAGTGAATGTTCGAGCCGATTCAACCCCCAACCCATCCCCCGGTTGCCAACAGGGACCGACGTTTCCCCGAAAGACTGCAACGGACATGACAATTCAGCAGAAGAGGGCGGGGCACGGAAACGTAACAAACCCATGGGGCGGAATTTGCATTTCTACTGTATGTTCTTCGCACCGCCACTTTCAGCTTCTCCTGTTTCTTCAGAGACATGGACACCCCCGACGTGCTCGTCATTGGGGCCGGCCTCGCCGGGCTGGCCTGCGCCCGCCATCTGCATCGACGCGGCCGGTCGGTCCAGGTGTTAGAAGCATCCGATCGCGTTGGGGGACGCGTCCGCACCGAGCGAGTCGACGGGTTTCGGTTAGATCGGGGCTTTCAGGTGATGCTGACGGCCTACCCGGAGGCTCAGTTGGCCCTCGACTACGATGCGCTCGATTTCCATGCCTTCTACGATGGCGCATTAGTGCGGTACAATGGCCGCTTCCACCGCATCGCCGATCCGTTCCGGCATCCCTTCGACGTGCCGCAAACCCTCTTCAGTCCCATCGGCACGGCAGCCGACAAGATTCGCGTGGCACGCATTCGCCGCCGCCTCATGCATCTTACGGTACCGGAAATCATGGAACGGGAGGAGCAAACCGCCCAAAAGGCACTGGAAGAGCGCTGGGGGTTTTCGTCGAGCATGATCGACCGGTTTTTCCGTCCGTTTTTCGGGGGCATCTTTTTTGACCGGACCCTGGGGGCGTCGAGTCGTATGTTCGAGTTCCTGTTCAAGATGTTTGCGGAGGGGCGGACGGTGCTCCCGGCGGGCGGGATGGAACAGATTCCCAAGCAGATGCGCGCGCCTCTGCCCGACGAGGCCGTTCAGCTCCACACGCAGGTCGAGGCGATTGACGACCAAACGGTCATCCTCGCGAACGGCAAGACGATGGAGGCCTCCTCCATCGTGGTCGCAACAGAGGCCCCGGAGGCCGATCGGCTCGTGGGCGGGATCGAGACGAGAACGGGCCGCTCAACGGTGTGCCTTTACTATGCAGCCCCAACCTCCCCTCTCGACGACCCAATTCTCGTCCTCAACGGCGACGGCGTTGGTCCCCTTAACAACGTTGCCGTTCCGTCGGACGTGGCTCCCGGCTACGCCCCGAACGGGAGGACCCTCATCTCGGCTGTGGTGGTGGACCCTGCTTCGGAATCCGACGACAAACTGGAACGGGAGGTCCGGGCGCAGTTGATCGACTGGTTCGGGCTCGACGCCGGCGGATGGACACACCTCGATACCATGCGCATTCCGTACGCCCTGCCCGATCAGTCCCCGCCCTTCCTCTCCACTCCCCAGCCCGAGCTGCGCCACCGTCCCGGCCTCTACGTCTGCGGCGACCACCGGCGCACCGGCTCCATCAACGGCGCCATTGCAGCGGGACGCGATGCCGGCCGGGCCGTGATTGCCGACCAATCGTGATCGCTCTTCTCCGTCGTCCCACTTTGGAATGATACTTCTCCTGGTGCACGCCGCTGCCACCCTCACCATGTGGGGCGTGATCCTGGTGGTGCAGCTGGTGCACTATCCGCTCTTCCGGCACGTAGGCCCCACGTCGTACGAGACCTACCAGTCCGAGCACATGCGGCGCATCACCTGGATTGTGGCTCCCGTCATGACGACCGAACTCGTTACGGCTGGGTGGCTGGCCTGGCAGGTCCCATCCGGCGTGCCGACAGGGTTGGCCTGGACGGGCCTTGGCCTCGTGCTTTTCATCTGGGCCACGACCGGCCTTCTGCAGGTTCCCCTCCACTCTCGTCTGCTCCACGGCTTCGACGCGGAGGCCCATCGCCGCCTCGTGCACTCCAATTGGCTCCGAACGGGGGCCTGGACGCTGCGGGCCGGCCTTGCACTGTGGATGCTCGGGCACGTCCTTCCCTGACGACCTACCGCCCCACCGTCAGCTTGCGGGTCTTCCAGTGAGACACGTTCTACGCAACACGAGAATGGATCCACTCACCCCACCGCCTCGACGTACTCGGAAGGGGGCTGTCCGAAGTGCTTGCGAAAGCTGCGGCTGAAATAGGAGAGACTACTGAAGCCAACCGCATAGGCAACCTCGCTGATCGTCCCCTCGCGTTCACGCAGCAGCCGGGCGCCATGCTCCATTCGCACCTCTTGGATGAACTGCGACGGCGTGCAATCAATCTGATCCTTGAGTCGCCGATAAAGCGTCGACCGGCTCACCGCCACGCTGCTCGCTAGCTGGTCGACACTGAAATCAGGGTCGGCCAGGTGTTCCTCAATCGCCTCGCGTACCTCGCGCACAAAAGCAGACTCGTTCGCCGTGGCCGTGGGAATCACGAGTTGCGGCGGATCGTCGTCGGCTCCCCTTTCTCCATCCCCCTCCGCCGAACCCCCTCCGTCCCCCCGTTGGTGCTGCAACTCCTCGCGAATGCGACGGCGAAGACGTCGACGTACGCTAATCATACCCGCAACACGAGCCCGGAGAACATCGGCATCGAACGGTTTCGCAATATAGTCGTCGGCCCCCGCCTCCAGTCCTTTCTGCTCGTGCGCGGATTCGGCCCGGGCTGTAAGAAGCACAACAGGGATGGACTCGGTGGTTGCCTCTTGTTTGAGCTCTTGCACCATCGCAAGGCCGTCCATTCCAGGCATCATTACGTCGGCCACGATGCAGTCGGGAAGTACGTCACGGGCCGTTTCCAGGCCATCGGCCCCATTGGCGGCCCCGACAACCGTGTACTCCGGCTCCAACACGGTGCGCACGTAGCGGCGCACGTCGGCATTGTCATCAACGACGAGGACAACCGGCGAATCATGGGTATCGGACTCCGAGCGGGAATTGGGGGAACCAGTCGCCTCGGGAAACGAGGCTCCTTCCGGCGGCGAGGCCTCTGCGGAAGACGAACCGCTGTCCTCTGTCGTTTTCTCCTCAGTAATGTGCTCGTCGGGGAGATGATCGGAGCCATGGGGAAAGCATACTGTGAAGGTGGCTCCCGCCCCCTCTTCGCTGTCGACCCGGATGGTGCCTCCGTGCAACTCTACAAGGTCGTTCACGAACGACAGTCCGATCCCGGCGCCCGCGCGTTCGCGAGATGCAACTGAAGATCCGGCCTGTTCAAACCGATCAAAGATGGTGTCCTTCTCCTGCTCAGGGATGCCGGGCCCCGTATCGGAGACGGCGACACTCGTTTCCGCATCGGCCCGACGCACCGTTATCGTGACCCGCCCTCCCTCGGGGGCAAATTTGATGGCATTGGTGAGTAAATTGCGAAGGATGTGCTCCAGGGCCTCTCGGTCCACGTACACCGGTGAATCCGTCTCGGCCGCCCCCTCCCTCTCCGCCTCAATCGTAAGTGTAAGCCCCTCCCGCTCGGCCAACGGTTTAACGGAACGCGCAATGCGAGCCGCCGCGCCCCCCACGTCGGTCGGACGCGCGTTGAGGTCGTAGCGGCCGGCCTCCATCCGGGACAGATCCAGAAGCTGGTCAATGAGACGCTGGAGACGATCGGTATTGCGTTCAGCCACTGCCAGCGGCGCCGGGTCCGGTGCATCGGACTGTCCGGAGAGGCGATCTCGCATCTGCTGTACGGGACCGCGAATGAGCGTGAATGGTGTGCGAAACTCGTGACTAACATTGGCAAAGAAGCGACTCTTCGCCGCATCCAACTCCTTCAAGCGCTCAGCCTGCTCGGCCAGCTGCTGTTTTTGAGACTCGATTTCTTCCGTACGCTCGGCGACCGTTTCTTTCAGCCGTCGCTGTCGCTGACGGAGGCGACGCGTACGCCACTGCACGGCCCCCACTACAAGCCCAAGGGCACACAGGCCGTAGAGGCCATACGCCCACCAGGTGCGGTACCACGGAGGGAGCACTGACACCGTGTATCGAGCCGTTTGGGTTGTGTCCCCGTAGGCCGTACGGGCACGAACCTCAAAGGTATACGTGCCTGCTGCGAGATTTGCAACGGTCTGCTCTGTCCGATGCGTCCAGGAAGACCAGTCGGCCGTGCGTCCGCGAAGTCGATACTGATATTTGACGGCCGCCGGACGCGAAAGGCTCGGCGTTCCATAACGAATCCGAAGACCGTTCTGCTCAGTGGGTAGGACCGGCCCGCTCGCCTGCCCTCGGAGGGACAGCGCCGAATCTGCCTCAAGGGTAGAGGCCTGCCGGATGCGCACGCGCGGCGGCATGGGCGAACGAGACGCCTCGGGCACGTACCGGATGAGTTCATCCTGCATCCCAAACCAAAGGGTCCGCCCCTGATCTTCTGTCCAAATCACATTCGCCATACGGGATTGGAGGCGATGCAGCCCCCCCGGCGTCCACTGCCACGTTGTGTCGCGCTGCGTCCAGCGGCCCGGCCCTCGGCTCGTAACCCCCCACGTTCGTCCCCGTGCGTCTTGCGTGAGGCGCGTGATGCCGTTGCGCTCGGCGGGCGGGACCTCCACCGACGCGATCGGGGCAAACTGGGGCGTCGGAGCAGAAGAGAATTTCATCAGAC is part of the Salinibacter sp. 10B genome and encodes:
- a CDS encoding NAD(P)/FAD-dependent oxidoreductase yields the protein MDTPDVLVIGAGLAGLACARHLHRRGRSVQVLEASDRVGGRVRTERVDGFRLDRGFQVMLTAYPEAQLALDYDALDFHAFYDGALVRYNGRFHRIADPFRHPFDVPQTLFSPIGTAADKIRVARIRRRLMHLTVPEIMEREEQTAQKALEERWGFSSSMIDRFFRPFFGGIFFDRTLGASSRMFEFLFKMFAEGRTVLPAGGMEQIPKQMRAPLPDEAVQLHTQVEAIDDQTVILANGKTMEASSIVVATEAPEADRLVGGIETRTGRSTVCLYYAAPTSPLDDPILVLNGDGVGPLNNVAVPSDVAPGYAPNGRTLISAVVVDPASESDDKLEREVRAQLIDWFGLDAGGWTHLDTMRIPYALPDQSPPFLSTPQPELRHRPGLYVCGDHRRTGSINGAIAAGRDAGRAVIADQS
- a CDS encoding ATP-binding protein; translation: MSRAHFVPEAGHLFRRYVDPDTYGAHRQNWDATQDSSGVFYVANTGGILVYDGHTWQSVPTANRSIARSIAADEEGRVYVGAQRDFGRLRRDSVGQVRYVSLLDHVPESHRTFTDVWRTETTSTGVYFQSYRRLFRWQSDTNTMQSWAPDSVAFDMGGVARDTFFVGVPGRGLMTVQGDSLRRAPGGAFFADKTVSYVTGHERYGLLVGTPEQMFVREGGTFRSLETTADDLLRSAWISKVTTRPDGSIAIGTIDKGLLLLGPDGDLRRRLRARNQPVPGVYADREGGLWALMDGGLLRYDLAAPFTEYGASVGLHGAVEDITRHRDTLYAATLEGTFRLEPSDDSTATFSRTAVNTQSWTLLSMGKELLVGTVNGLSVRGLDGTMRPLLEANHVYSLLRSRRDSSRVYVATGRGVQTITRTQTGWRVGMRVPKLDTEARTLAEADNGTLWVGTSFDGVYRIRMPVEGDSTVVDHFGPEHGLPPDRVDPLRWNERLVFGTSTGLMKFSSAPTPQFAPIASVEVPPAERNGITRLTQDARGRTWGVTSRGPGRWTQRDTTWQWTPGGLHRLQSRMANVIWTEDQGRTLWFGMQDELIRYVPEASRSPMPPRVRIRQASTLEADSALSLRGQASGPVLPTEQNGLRIRYGTPSLSRPAAVKYQYRLRGRTADWSSWTHRTEQTVANLAAGTYTFEVRARTAYGDTTQTARYTVSVLPPWYRTWWAYGLYGLCALGLVVGAVQWRTRRLRQRQRRLKETVAERTEEIESQKQQLAEQAERLKELDAAKSRFFANVSHEFRTPFTLIRGPVQQMRDRLSGQSDAPDPAPLAVAERNTDRLQRLIDQLLDLSRMEAGRYDLNARPTDVGGAAARIARSVKPLAEREGLTLTIEAEREGAAETDSPVYVDREALEHILRNLLTNAIKFAPEGGRVTITVRRADAETSVAVSDTGPGIPEQEKDTIFDRFEQAGSSVASRERAGAGIGLSFVNDLVELHGGTIRVDSEEGAGATFTVCFPHGSDHLPDEHITEEKTTEDSGSSSAEASPPEGASFPEATGSPNSRSESDTHDSPVVLVVDDNADVRRYVRTVLEPEYTVVGAANGADGLETARDVLPDCIVADVMMPGMDGLAMVQELKQEATTESIPVVLLTARAESAHEQKGLEAGADDYIAKPFDADVLRARVAGMISVRRRLRRRIREELQHQRGDGGGSAEGDGERGADDDPPQLVIPTATANESAFVREVREAIEEHLADPDFSVDQLASSVAVSRSTLYRRLKDQIDCTPSQFIQEVRMEHGARLLREREGTISEVAYAVGFSSLSYFSRSFRKHFGQPPSEYVEAVG